A single window of Haliotis asinina isolate JCU_RB_2024 chromosome 5, JCU_Hal_asi_v2, whole genome shotgun sequence DNA harbors:
- the LOC137284283 gene encoding equilibrative nucleobase transporter 1-like, with amino-acid sequence MTSGQHRLRFLYVVWAIVETMLFGGLIYGWSSLVFVLKAKFLYQDLCSESKMAEPDNKTSNMLRLTITSSPFDNSTPIYIMLPTDERNQSSNTAAPGCEAQDSMLNLVFTVASTLFCAGCAAMGHINFKFGTRVTRVLSMIIFVTGTLMIAFVSQDVPWLIFPGLTLVGIGGIPLLVTNTQIANLFSRGSSTIIGLLCGAFDISAAVQLVIKIAFEKGFSLRHSYLVLTGLHSMVIVSTFFFLPKGFISKPEDNPPQEQVTYRVEDGEAPSVVLLDKEEEAGVVIADGKKQPLKEESKTPLTPPPSPSKLPSLFSCILSSSFLPHVIWLSILQLRFYYFLSSLNPILNNVLDGDQAQVSFYTNMSMYMMLAGIVTSPFAGIVYDWQKGIFNNSRSKLRRDLMPSVMPLMTGTILGLLVTVFCMIPAKEVLYLTFITVVFCRSFLYCMGASFIGAVFPSEYFGLLYGLMIISAGIFSFIQYGLFKWAEQAGYFQVNIFFLVLVSLSFIHPVFQWIRSRRAESVVITQEE; translated from the exons ATGACGTCAGGCCAGCATAGACTTCGCTTTCTGTATGTTGTGTGGGCAATTGTAGAAACCATGCTGTTTGGAGGTCTCATCTATGGCTGGAGCTCCCTCGTGTTTGTTCTGAAGGCTAAGTTCCTGTATCAGGACCTGTGTAGCGAGAGCAAGATGGCGGAACCAGATAACAAAACAAGCAACATGCTGCGTCTTACTATCACAAGCAGTCCATTTGACAACTCAACACCCATATATATAA tGCTCCCTACTGACGAAAGAAACCAAAGTAGCAATACTGCTGCACCAGGATGTGAGGCTCAGGACTCTATGTTGAACCTTGTGTTCACTGTAGCCTCCACCTTGTTCTGTGCAGGATGTGCTGCCATGGGACACATCAACTTCAAGTTTGGCACCAGAGTCACGCGAGTTCTCTCCAT GATTATATTTGTGACTGGGACATTGATGATAGCCTTTGTATCTCAAG ATGTACCGTGGTTAATATTCCCTGGACTCACTCTGGTGGGTATTGGTGGTATACCTCTTCTTGTCACCAATACACAG ATTGCAAATCTGTTTTCAAGAGGGAGTTCCACAATTATCGGTTTGCTGTGTGGAGCATTTGACATATCAGCGGCTGTACAACTGGTCATCAAG ATTGCCTTTGAGAAGGGTTTCTCTCTACGACACTCGTACCTGGTTCTGACAGGTCTTCACAGCATGGTGATAGTCAGCACCTTCTTCTTCCTGCCCAAAGGATTCATCAGCAAGCCCGAGGATAATCCTCCCCAAGAGCAGGTTACCTATAGGGTGGAGGATGGAGAGGCGCCATCGGTGGTGCTGCTGGATAAGGAAGAGGAAGCTGGTGTTGTGATAGCTGATGGGAAGAAACAGCCATTGAAAG AGGAGAGCAAGACCCCGCTGACGCCACCGCCGTCTCCGTCAAAGCTGCCGTCACTGTTCAGCTGCATCCTGTCCTCATCGTTCCTCCCCCATGTCATCTGGCTCAGCATACTACAGCTGCGCTTCTACTACTTCCTGTCCTCTCTCAATCCCATCCTCAACAACGTCCTTGATGGTGACCAGGCCCAGG TGAGTTTCTACACAAACATGTCGATGTACATGATGCTGGCCGGAATCGTCACGTCTCCATTTGCTGGAATTGTCTACGACTGGCAGAAAGGAATCTTTAACA ACAGCAGATCCAAGCTACGTCGTGACCTAATGCCATCTGTGATGCCGCTGATGACGGGGACGATATTGGGGTTGTTGGTGACGGTGTTCTGCATGATACCAGCCAAGGAGGTCCTCTACCTTACCTTCATCACCGTTGTCTTCTGTCGCTCCTTCCTCTACTGCATGGGAGCCTCCTTCATTGGAGCTGT ATTCCCCAGTGAATATTTCGGATTACTGTATGGCCTGATGATCATATCAGCTGGGATATTTTCCTTCATTCAGTATGGCTTGTTCAAGTGGGCAGAGCAAGCTGGATATTTTCAG gtCAATATCTTCTTCCTGGTTCTGGTGTCTCTCTCCTTCATCCATCCTGTCTTTCAATGGATCCGCTCACGTCGTGCAGAATCCGTCGTAATCACTCAAGAGGAGTAG